A window from Merismopedia glauca CCAP 1448/3 encodes these proteins:
- a CDS encoding MFS transporter, producing the protein MNQTDPLPDSNGIDGGEKLNFSTKLAYGAGDLGAAITGSILIFYLSPFLTDVAGLRPELAGRTQLVGKVWDAVNDPMVGVLSDRTTSRWGRRYPWMIWGAVPFGIFFILQWLIPNFGGGEGRQWGLFWYYTIISILFNTFYTVINLPYTALTPELTKDYNERTSLNSFRFAFSIGGSIFGAIIALIALAKFADKGQAYLFIGVICAMFAVLPIYFCVWGTRKRVAVVAQKYADAETPVNIPIAEQIKIVFQNRPFLFVVGIYLCSWLSLQLTAAIIPYFVTSYMRLGDRDVSQVILAVQGTALAMLFVWSAVSQRVGKKATYFMGMTIWIFAQSGLFFLQPNQVGLMYVLAILSGVGVSTAYLIPWSMLPDVVELDELETGQRREGIFYSFMVFVQKICLGIAVYLALETLGKVGYIQPKAGIYQEQGEAVLWAIRSFIGPIPTLSLVLGLILAYFYPITRELHTELLLRLNERRAQLPEEEKE; encoded by the coding sequence ATGAATCAAACAGATCCTCTTCCTGATTCTAACGGTATTGATGGTGGAGAGAAACTCAATTTCAGCACTAAGTTAGCATATGGCGCTGGAGATTTGGGTGCAGCAATTACTGGTAGTATTTTGATCTTTTACCTGTCCCCATTTTTGACGGACGTGGCGGGTTTAAGACCAGAATTAGCTGGCAGAACCCAATTAGTAGGTAAAGTTTGGGATGCAGTCAACGATCCAATGGTGGGGGTGTTGAGCGATCGCACCACTAGTCGCTGGGGAAGGCGCTATCCTTGGATGATCTGGGGTGCAGTACCCTTTGGAATTTTCTTCATTTTACAGTGGCTCATCCCCAATTTTGGCGGCGGAGAAGGTCGTCAGTGGGGATTGTTTTGGTACTACACCATTATTTCAATTCTGTTTAACACTTTTTATACTGTCATTAATTTACCCTACACCGCTCTAACTCCAGAGCTAACTAAAGACTATAACGAACGCACCAGTCTCAATAGTTTTCGCTTTGCTTTTTCTATTGGTGGCAGTATTTTTGGTGCGATAATTGCTTTGATTGCTCTGGCTAAATTTGCCGATAAAGGTCAAGCTTACTTATTTATCGGGGTAATTTGTGCCATGTTTGCGGTTTTGCCGATTTACTTTTGTGTTTGGGGTACTAGAAAACGGGTAGCGGTAGTAGCCCAAAAATATGCTGACGCAGAAACTCCGGTTAATATTCCGATCGCAGAGCAAATCAAGATTGTCTTCCAGAACCGCCCTTTTCTCTTCGTAGTGGGTATCTATCTCTGTTCTTGGCTGAGTTTACAGTTAACGGCGGCAATTATTCCTTACTTTGTCACCAGTTATATGCGTCTGGGGGATAGGGATGTTTCTCAAGTAATTCTGGCGGTTCAAGGAACTGCTTTGGCAATGTTATTTGTCTGGAGTGCAGTCAGTCAGCGCGTGGGGAAAAAAGCAACCTACTTTATGGGAATGACGATTTGGATTTTTGCTCAAAGTGGATTATTTTTTCTACAACCTAACCAAGTTGGTTTAATGTACGTTTTAGCTATTTTATCTGGTGTGGGAGTATCGACAGCTTATCTCATTCCTTGGTCAATGCTACCAGATGTAGTGGAGTTAGATGAGCTAGAAACCGGACAGCGACGGGAAGGGATATTTTATAGTTTTATGGTATTTGTGCAAAAAATCTGTTTGGGAATTGCGGTATATTTGGCGTTGGAAACTTTGGGTAAAGTCGGTTACATTCAACCAAAGGCTGGTATTTATCAGGAACAGGGAGAAGCTGTTTTGTGGGCTATTCGCAGTTTTATTGGCCCTATTCCCACTTTATCTCTAGTGCTGGGTTTGATTTTGGCTTATTTCTATCCTATTACTCGCGAACTCCATACTGAGTTACTTTTACGGTTAAACGAACGACGCGCTCAACTCCCAGAAGAGGAAAAAGAGTAG